The genome window CTCTCAGGAAAAACAATCCCTCCCAACAGCTTCATCCTCACTTTAGCCAATTCttggagaaaggcaaaaatttCTCCCTGCTCATACATGGAAGGAAAGTGCTGCCAGCTACACAGAGGCAGACCAGGTCTGCACAGCTAACATCAGTTACAAGGACTAAGAAGCTTTCCTTGGTCAACCAGACCCCACTGCATGTTTGGATTTCAACTACATCGGTAGAAGGCAGAATTAAAACTCTTAATTGTAACAGAACTTCTCCCAAAGCACACTGGGGTCCCAGCACTGAGATCAAAGCTACCTTGCATCTGGCTACTGGCTGGGAGCTCAGAAAAAAGGGTGTCCCAGCAGGGCAAGGTGTGTCCTGTGGGGCATTTCTTGGGTCAGCACAAAGCCTGGATGCCACATAAGTGGAATTTAGATGGCGTAGAGATCTCGCGCTGCCCGCCTGTAACAGGGTGAGCATCACCCAGGAGGCCAGGTCCAAAGCCCAATGTCAGCAAGCTTTTCAAGAGTTTCCAgtgggctttggatcaggcttTTAGCAAGCAATCATTAACCAAATGAGATGAATCTGCACCTTTGAAGCACACAGATCTAGAAAAAACATTTAGCAGCAGGGAAAACAAGACTTCTAGCATAGCAGTAGCCCTAGCCAGGCAAATGAAAACTCTTGTGGACTTTACATCTGAACAACACTCACCCGCAGCGAGCACCGTTATCTAAAGGATTCCTCACCAGAGTGCGCAAGCAAATGCGGTGGTAGTTTTACAAATACCTTCGATATCACTAGTACCAAATAATTTAGGCATTGCATTTCCCTTAGAGTGAAAAATTCCAGATTATTCATCCAGGAGAGTAAGCACCAGTTGCTACTACCGGTCTGATTGTGTTTGTTACAATTACAGACGACTTGGGGGCGTGCCATGCATGTGATGAAAACtaagcagggcagggaggccAGAGAAGGAGCAATCGCAGTGGTGTTCACCGTCATAGGGAAGTCAGCGTTTTTTGCATGGGGTCACGAAATGATTCCCTCAAGCAGGGCAGTGAACGGTTGGTTCCTCAGTCTGCAACAAGGCAAATACTGGTAACTCAATGCAAACGAAAAACTTTCTGATGCAGCCGTGCAGAGCTCCGGAGGGGCCAAGGGCTGACAGCACGTATCTTCTGCAGTGATGagacaaaaaccaaaaatgtcCCCAAGGTGACCGGGGTGCTTGGCAGGGGAATGCAAATGATCTTttcaaataacaataataaaaagatcAAAAAGAAGAGAATCCAGGCAGTTTGCAGCTGTTGCTGCTTAAGGCCATTGGTTTCCCGGGGGATAGTTGGACACTGTGGGATACTCTGGCAGGCTGTTCCCAGAAAAATTGCTGTACTGGGCCTCTCTGCTGGGGGGGTTCCTCCATGTGCCACTGTTCCACTCATCCTGAGCTTTCTGAAAGCTTCCACCAGCCCCTCGGTAGATTTTATGTACCTAATGGATGAAAGAGAGAACAAGAGGAAAGTCAGCAATAGGTACCCACACTGCTTCCTCAGAAGAGCTATAGTTACTTTGATACTGTATTGTgtatttgtttctctctgtaAAGACCTATATTTCCAAGGAACAAAAGCActaaaaatcatagaatcatagaattgttaaggttggaaaagacccttaagatcatcaagtccaaccgctaacctatcacttccaagtccaccactaaaccatatcctcaagcaccacgtctacccttcttttaaatacctccagggatggagatgccaccacctccctgggcagcccgttccaatgcctgacaaccctttcggtgaagaagtttttcctaatatccagcctaaacttcccctggcgcagcttgaggccatttcctctcgtcctatcgcttgttactagggagaagagaccgaccctcgcctcgctacaacctcctttcaggtagttgtagagagcgataaggtctcccctcagcctcctcctctccagactaaacaaccccaattccctcagccgctcctcataagacttgttctctagacccttcaccaactttgttgcccttctctggacatgctccagtgcctcgatgtccttcttgtagtgaggggcccaaaactgcacacagtactcgagttgtggcctcaccagggccgagtacaggggcacgatcacctccctgctcctgctggccacactattcctgatacaagctaGGATGcctttggccttcttggccacctgggcacgctgctggctcatgttcagccagctgtcaaccaacacccccaggtccttttcctccaggcagctctccagccactcctccccaagcctgtagcgttgcatggggttgttgtgacccaagggcaggacctggcacttggccttgttgaatctcataccgttggctccggcccaacaatccctgtccaggtccctctgtagggccttcctgccctccagcagatcgacacttccacccagcttggtgtcatctgcaaacttgctgagggcgcactcaatcccctcatccagatcatcaatgaagatattgaacaggactggccccaacactgagccctggggaacaccactcgtgactggctgccaactggatttgactccattcaccaccactctctgggctcagccgtccagccagtttttaacccagcgcagagtgcacttgtccaagccgtgagcagccagcttctccaggagaatgctgtgggagacagcgtcaaaggccttactaaagtccaagtagacaacgtccacagccttcctctcatccactaagcaggtcaccttatcatagaaggagaccaggttagtgaggcaggacctccctttcataaacccatgctggctgagcccgatcccctgggtgtcttgcatgtgctgcgtaatggcattcaagatgatgtgctccatgacctttcccggcactgaggtcagtctgacaggcctgtagttcctcggatcctccttccaacccttcttgtagaggggcgtcacattcactagcttccagtcatctgggacctccccggttgaccaggactgctgataaatgatggagagtggcttggcgagctcctctgccagctccctcagtatcctcgggtggatcccatctggccccatggacttgtgaacatccaggtgaaggagcaggtcggtgactgccacctcttcaacaactgggacttcattctgcatactatctccatctcccagcacaggggcctgacagccccgaggatgaccagtctgactattaaagactgaggcaaagaaagcattaagtacctcagccttctcctcatctttcctggcaaggttaccttccgcatccaacaaaggagggagattcaCCCTGgtcctccttttgtcactgatgtatttataaaaacatcttttgttatctttaacggtggcAGCCAGTGTAAGTTCCAGCcgggccttcgccttcctaatcttttccctgcataacctcacaacatccttgtagtcctcctgagtcacctgccccttcttccaaaggcagtaagctctcctttttttcttgagttccagccgaagctccctattcagccaagctggtcttctcccctgcctgctcgactgacggcacatggggacggcctgctcctgcgcctttgagacttctttctttaataacatccagccttcctggactcctttgcccttcaggactgcctcccaagggactctgttaaccagactccttaacaatccaaagtctgcccttctgaagtccagggtagtggttttgctgaaccccttccttacttctccaagaatcgagaactctatcatgtcatggtcgctgagcccaagacagcctctgaccacatcacccaccaggccttctctgttcgtaaacagcaggtccagcagggcacctcccctgcttggctcgcttaccagctgcatcaggaagttatctcccacacactccaggaacctccgagactgctttctctccgctgtgttgtatttccagcagatatctggtaagttgaagtctcccacaagaactagggctagagattgcgagacttcagccaactgcttgtggagtacttcatctgtctcctcatcctggttgggtggtctgtaacagactcccaccaggatgtctcccTTATCAGCCTTCCCCCgacccttacccataagcactcaaccttatcattaccgtcattgagttctagacagtcaaaacactctctaacatacaaggctacccctccacctctccttccttgcctgtcccttcaaaagagcttgtagccatccattgcagcgctCCAGTTGTgtgtcatcccaccatgtttccgtgatggcgaccacatcatagtttccctgacACAtgatggcttccagctcctcctgtttattgcccatgctgcgtgcattggtataATTGCACTTCAATTGATCTATCgatctcttctccaacacaggcatgccacccctaggctcattcctagcaagcctggttttatccccttcccccttcatatctattttaaagccctctcaacgaggcctgctaactcctgagccaaaatccttttccccctttgtgacaggtgaaccccatctgcctccagcaggcctggtgccatgtaaactgccccatgatcaaaaaaaccaaaattccaccgctggcaccagcctctgagccacatgttaatgagatgggacttcctgttcctttctgtaTGTCTCCTGGCTACCAATGGGATGGAGGAAAGCACTACCTgcgctcctgatccttcaagcAATCGCCCCAGTTCTCTGgagtcccttttgattgtctttgcacctctctcagctacctcatcactgccgACCTGAACAACCACTAGTGGATAATAATCGGATGCTTTTACCAGCCCAGGGAGCTTCCTGGTAATATCTCTTATCCTtgtcccagggaggcagcagacttccctatgggATGGGTCTGGCTGACACATtgggccctctgttcccctcagaagggagtccCCTACGacaattacccttctttttttcttaccagtggcCGTTGTAATGCGTGGGGCTGACTGGTTCCCTCTAGTCAACCCCTTGGGTGGATCACTGTCCGTATCTTCATCCTCCTGGCCCTCGGGTTCCAGAGCCCCATACCTATTTTGTAAGGGCACCTGGGGGGGCGAAGTCAGCCAGGAGAGGATTCACCTGCTGCGCTGAGCAGGGATCTGCATCCATCTTCCGTCtcttgggtcccctccctctgcctggcggCACGAGGGCAGGGGGGCCACTCCTTCTCTTGATGCTTCCATCTGGTGTGCTTGTCTCAGGGATGGTAGGGAGTGGTTCCACCAGTCTATCTCCCTCTCGcattccctgatactcctcagtcTCACAACTTcctctttcagctctgccaccatgctgagcagatcctccacctgctcacaCCTCACACAGGTCCTGTCTCAGGAGCCCTCCATGACTGGAGCAAGGCTCTGgaactccctgcagccagagacctgggtggctgcatgttTTAGTGGGAGTTCTGTCTGCGTTGCCACATGCCTCCTGGTGATAGCTCTTGTCCGAGCGGAGACCATGGCTATGTCTTTTCTGGGAGAGCGTAGACCACGAGGACAGCTCGCCAGCTGCCTGCTCGCCCTGCCTGCGCGAACTGCTGTACAAACTGCCGCGCCACGCCCTTCCTGACACATCACACCATGTTTGCCCGTCCTAGTCGCTGCACTCCCTAGGGAGCCATTTAAAACTCCCGCCGTTGCCCCAGCAATGCCCAAGCCCTGTCTGCCTCACTCGCGAGAGCGGCCTGTTGTTTTTGGCACGAGGGCCCCACTGGGTTCTTTATCAGGTTCCCTGGCACAGGAAACCCCTGTTTCTACCCCAGTCTAGCACCCAGTCGCAGGACTTACCATTGCTGCCGCTGCGTGCCTCGCCGACTGAGTGCTGCTTCTGGGATCTCCGCGTTTAAATCAATGTGATTTAAATGTATCATCAATGTGATGATATAGTGAACAGAGGTGCAAATAGATAATGTCAACCCAAGACTTGAACCCATTTCAGCCACACGTCTGGGATTCAGGTTGGGGATCCCACAGCGAGGCAGCCAACCCAGGCCAGTGGGCTGAAACCTCTGTAAAACTGGCactgctgcttcagcagggcttctgtcttctcccctctgctgccatcAGTCTACTGAAGCTTTCCAGACAGCCCTACCTCCAAATCCTTCTTTCTGCAGAGAACCAAGGACCACTCCCCATCCTGCCACCCAGTCCCCACTGCAGGCCATCTCAAGATACTTCACCTTTGCCATCAATGAACATCCCAATCGGCAACGAAGCTCGCTTCGAGTGACGTAAAGGAACATCGCCACATGAAATGGTGACAACATCCAGCCCCAGCCGTCTTGTGTAATCTGGATTCATGCTCTAGATACTCTGAGACACACCAACTGATGACACTATAAAACCTTTAAAAGCAGCGATGGCTTACAGCGGCTGCTAAGCTGCCCATTCACATTACTGTGATACAAAGTGCGGGTACGCCAGTCAGAGAGACATGAGAAGCACCTACCCTTAAAATGCAGATGAGCATTGTGACCGCTGACATTGTAAACATAATGGCAGAAAACAGCATgaacacagcagctgcagcgtTGGTGCTAAAGAAAGTAACGGCTGCCAACCAGCCActggaagaaatggaaagaaacaaacagtatCATTATAGCTGTCTTTAAGTGTCCTTATTATCAGAAAGACCATTTACTCATACCCAGAAATTACAAGGCAGCTTTAAAGctcttgaaaatgaaaagaataatgGAGAAAACAGACAGAATTAAATGCAGCTGAGGCAGGTACTTCCCCAAGATCTCAAGTCTCACTTGCCAGCATCCCTTGCTAATCCAGTCTCAGACCTTTAGGGGACAGCCAGCTGCAGAGACTTTGGGAGGAGAAGATTCATTGCCGAGGTGCTTTTGATTGTGCATCTAGAGACCAGACCTGGGAACAGGAGGCTCCTATGACTTACACTGCATCTCTGTTCCTCTGATGGCAATAACCAGGTAGGGTGACTGGAGAGCATCAGcagttaagaaaacaaaatgctatACGGAGTACTAGGACTTTCTATTATTTGTAGTTTCAGCAGTAATTGCTCTCAAGTCTCTCAAAGTAGAAAGTTAAAATGCCAAACAATTATAACataaccagggacagacacTAAAATGCTCCCATTTATTTTAGGACAACTCTCACAATACTTGCTCTATAGGCCAACAGTGAGTCATCATGCACTGCTCACCATGTGCTGTGAATAATTTGAGGGCAATGCTAAGAGAGAATCAGATGAATCTTGAAACTGGCTGCTTAAATGGTAAAAAGAAACGGATATTGTAGGAAGGTGCTACAAAGGACAAGCAGGTGAAGATACCCGACTTCTGCCAGTACAGCAATGAAAACAGAACTGTGTACTCCAAGAGCAAATATAATTATGCcacagagcaaaacagaaagcttcTTCCACTCCACCCTGTACAGACTTCCCAGAGGTGTCTCAAAAGTTCACAGAAACAGCCCACGGCCTGAAACTCTCAGTCACGGATGCTGAGTGCTCAGCCATAAGACTGTAGGAGCATCCTGCTTACCAAGCTCCCCATCCGGAGAAACCAATCGCCTGCAGGATCGTGAGAAGAAACTGTGCAccaaggatgaagaaaaaggcCATAAAATTAAACGAGCTGTCCGACCTgtgaaggaagagaggaagttAGGGGGAGATTGGCACCTCATGTTGCTTCACACTGATGTTTGACCCCATCACATGCAAACCCTCGAATGTGGTATCTCAGAAGAGATCCCCTACACCGATATACTTTGAAAGCTATTCCTCGTTCCCTGGCAGTGAAAGCATGCAGATCCATGAATCATCAGCACCTAATCTCTTCCAATAAGTCTGGCTCCTGCAATTGCTCTACCAAAGTAATTGCATAGATAGATGACAACATGAGGCAAAGCAGTCTCCTGCAGAACAAAGAATACCTGAATCATTTCTCCGACCAAACATCTGAAGACAGCACAGCCTGACACCTGTGCAGCTCAGCCACTGGCAAGTAGGCACAAGGGCACCTGAACACTGGCAGGCAAAGGTTGCCCATACGCTAAAAGTGATCACTGAACATGACAATTCCAGCTGGGAACGTCTCAGTGGCTTCTTATCATTGTGCTTACACACCCACGGTCAATAATGCAGCACTGGGACatactaggaagaaaaacagccacAAGAGAAGTGGGTAGTACTCTGTCCGggtgtcatggttcagcctcagttggcaactgaacaccacgcagccgctcgctcactccccccacccctgtgggatgggggagaaaaccaaaagagcaaaagaacttgtgggttgagataagcacagtttaataattacaataaaataattattataataatgattataatCATAATTagaataatgataatataaaatggaaaaggggaaaaaaggggaaaaaaccacagaaacacaaacaatacagccgctcaccacctgctgaccgacGCTGACCGTCCCCACGccgcaattgctgcctccctcccccggccagcccctcccaggtaacatactgggcatgacgttacatgatatggaatatccctttggccagtttgaatccgctctcttagctgtgccccctcccctcccggcttcttgtgcccctggcagagcatgggaagctagaaatgtccttgactagtacaagcactgcccagcaacagcccaaacatctgtgtgttatctcaacattgtttccatgctaagttcaaagcacagcactatgccagctacagtgaagaaatttaactctatctcagctaaaaccatgacagtatccaccccttactCCATATCATTTACaccatgctcaggtcccatactatccaataaaatttcaataatccctacccaccctctcatcctttaacagaatatacagatttcatttatcattcccctagtctatgaACCACCCCTGCAAAATGTCTGTGAGATGTCCATTGAGCTCAATTAGTCCAAAACTTTGGGTTTCATCTATTGTAacagtctttcagagaggtgctgtgtgtggcGTTGGATTGTTGCATACTGAAGTctgtccttgttccatcactactgcactgttagtccttgttctatcactgctgcactttgcttggttaAATTGAaagttctttttattattatgattaatttgggagattcccaccatgataccattgatatggcatatagcaaccatagtagtgacgacatacaacattatatagcaattaacagcatattattcagttcattggctgttttcacccaaaaaatcaaatccccttgaagCACACACCAAAcacctccatcctcccgcatcacccaccaagcgcacccaggtcctcaagcaaaagccatcccacgaatgggtttgcctttgccggaggcaggaagaacccagactgttttgcccagcatactttttgcgtgcactacagggactctatccccttccacagcatgtaggatttctgactgggcagggccagctcgcctggcagatcccctcgtgttgactaaccaggtggcttttgctaaatgtgtatcccggtgcttgaatgtcccaccccccgttgctctcagtgtggtttttaacagtccattgtaccgttcaatcttcccagaggctggtgcgtgataggggatgtgatacacccactcagtgccgtgctctttggcccagctgtctatgaggctatttcggaaatgagtcccgttgtctgactcaattctctctggggtgccatgtcgccacaggacttgtttctcaagacccaggagagcgttccgggcagtggcgtgggggacaggatatgtttccagccagccagtcgttgtttctacccttgtaagcacatggcgcttgccttggcgggtctgtgggagtgtgatatagtcaatttgccaggcctccccatatttagatttcagccatcgtcccccataccacagaggctttacccgcttcgcttgcttgattgcagcccatgtgtcacattcgtggataacctgtgcaataatatccatggtcaagtccacccctcgatcacgagcccacctgtatgttgcatctctcccttgatggcctgaggtgtcatgggcccaccgagctagaaatagttcacccttatgctgccagtccagatccacctcagccacttcagtcttggcagcctgatctacctgctggttgttccgatgttcttcagtggcccgactcttggggacgtgagcatccacatgacgtacctttacaaccaggttctctacccgggcagcaatatcttgccacagtgcggcagcccagatgggtttgcctctgcactgccagttgctttgcttccactgctgcagccagccccacagggcatttgccaccacccaggagtcagtatagagatagagcactggccacttttcccgttcagcaatgtctaaggccagctggatggcctttacctctgcaaactggctcgattcaccttctccttcagcagtttctgcgacttgtcgtgtaggactccatacagcagccttccatctccggtgctttcccacaaggcgacaggacccatcagtgaacagggcgtattgcttctcatcttctggcagtttgttatacagtggggcttcttcagcacgtgtcacctcctcttctggtgataatccaaaatctttgccttctggccagtccataatcacttccaagattcctgggcgactggggtttcctactcgagcccgctggttgatcagtgcaacccatttactccacgtagcatcagttgcatggtgtgtagaggggatgtttcctttgaacatccagcccagcactggcagtcggggtgccaggagcaactgtgcctcagtaccaaccacttctgaagcagctcgaaccccttcatatgctgccaatatctcttcttcagttggagtatagcgggcttcagaccctctgtatccccgactccaaaaccctaggggtcaacctcgggtctccccatgtgctttctgccagaggctccaggtagggccattctccccggctgcggtgtagagcacattttttacatcttgtcctgcccggactggcccaagagctactgcatgaactatctcctgtttaatctgttcaaaggcttgtcattgctcagggccccatttgaaatcattcttcttccgggtcacttgatagagagggcttacgatcagactgtaattgggaatatgcattctccaaaaacccacgatgcccaagaaagcttgtgtttcctttttgctagttggtggagacatggctgctattttgttgatcacatccattgggatctgacgacgaccatcttgccatttgattcctaagaactggatctcttgcgcgggtcccttcaccttactttgttttatggcaaaaccagccttcagaaggatttggactattttctctcctttctcaaaaacttcttccgctgtgttgccccacacgatgatgtcatcaatgtattgaaggtgttcgggagcttctccctgttccagtacagtctgaatcagtccatggcaaatggtaggactgtgtttccacccctggggcagtcgattccaggtgtactggacgcccctccatgtgaaagcaaactgtggcctgcactctgctgccagagggactgagaagaatgcattagcgatatcaattgtggcataccgcttggctgccttggactccagttcgtattgaagttctagcatgtctggcacagcagcactcaacggtgcAGTGACTTCATTCgggccacgatagtctactgttagcctccactctccattagacttccggactggccatatgggactgttaaagggcgagtgggtcttactgatgactccttggctctccagtcaatgaatgagcccatggatggggatcagagagtctctgttggtgcgatattgccgctggtgcactgttgtggtggtgattggcacctgttgttctttgaccctctgcaaccccaccacagaagggtcctttgagagaccgggcaaggtagacagctgttcagtttcctccgtctccaaggcagctacaccaaaagcccacctgtacccttttgggtccttgaaataccctctcctgaggcagtctatgccaaggatgcacggagcctctgggccagtcacaatggggtgcttttgccactcattcccggttaggctcacttcggcctccaatacagttagctcttgggatccccctgtcactccagcaatgctgatgggttctgcccctatatagtttgatggcattaaggtgcactgtgcactgg of Phalacrocorax aristotelis chromosome W, bGulAri2.1, whole genome shotgun sequence contains these proteins:
- the SCAMP4 gene encoding secretory carrier-associated membrane protein 4 isoform X1, which translates into the protein MTEKVNNFPPLPTFIPLEPCFYQNFADEIPIGYQSLVKRIYHVWIFYCITLVVNIIACLAWWIGGGYGVNFGLAILWLILFSPCSYVCWFRPAYKAFRSDSSFNFMAFFFILGAQFLLTILQAIGFSGWGACGWLAAVTFFSTNAAAAVFMLFSAIMFTMSAVTMLICILRVHKIYRGAGGSFQKAQDEWNSGTWRNPPSREAQYSNFSGNSLPEYPTVSNYPPGNQWP
- the SCAMP4 gene encoding secretory carrier-associated membrane protein 4 isoform X2; the protein is MTEKVNNFPPLPTFIPLEPCFYQNFADEIPIGYQSLVKRIYHVWIFYCITLVVNIIACLAWWIGGGYGVNFGLAILWLILFSPCSYVCWFRPAYKAFRYIKSTEGLVEAFRKLRMSGTVAHGGTPPAERPSTAIFLGTACQSIPQCPTIPRETNGLKQQQLQTAWILFFLIFLLLLFEKIICIPLPSTPVTLGTFLVFVSSLQKIRAVSPWPLRSSARLHQKVFRLH